From Geobacter sp., one genomic window encodes:
- a CDS encoding CDP-diacylglycerol--glycerol-3-phosphate 3-phosphatidyltransferase has protein sequence MLVAGATASWRGVSSVNIPNLLTILRILLVPVIILLILRDRYQAAMWLLLGAGVTDALDGFIARRFNQLTHLGAILDPLADKTLVVATFLVLAGTGLVPWWLAAAVVLRDLVILCGAAAWYRKAGCLEIDPSWLSKANTFCQISLLYLVIGAHAGVTAIIPWLPLFFSFTFSTTLFSGLHYVVIWGRRAQRL, from the coding sequence ATCCTTGTAGCAGGAGCGACTGCCTCCTGGAGAGGAGTCTCTTCGGTGAACATCCCGAATCTGCTTACGATCCTCCGCATCCTGCTGGTGCCGGTCATCATTCTCCTGATCCTGCGCGACCGTTATCAGGCAGCCATGTGGCTCCTGCTCGGCGCCGGGGTCACCGACGCCCTGGACGGCTTCATTGCCCGTCGCTTCAACCAGCTGACCCACCTCGGGGCAATCCTCGACCCGCTGGCCGACAAGACCCTCGTCGTTGCCACGTTTCTCGTCCTTGCCGGAACAGGGCTGGTCCCCTGGTGGCTGGCCGCGGCCGTGGTCCTACGCGACCTGGTCATCCTCTGCGGCGCCGCTGCCTGGTACCGGAAGGCCGGCTGCCTGGAGATCGATCCGAGCTGGCTGAGCAAGGCCAACACCTTCTGCCAGATCAGCCTCCTCTACCTGGTCATCGGCGCCCACGCCGGAGTGACCGCCATCATCCCCTGGCTGCCACTCTTCTTCAGCTTCACCTTCAGCACCACCCTCTTTTCCGGGCTTCACTACGTGGTCATCTGGGGACGGCGGGCACAGCGGCTCTGA
- a CDS encoding ATP-binding cassette domain-containing protein, whose product MALLTMRNISLAFGGPPLLDGVTLQLDAGDRLCLLGRNGSGKSTLMKLISGELSPEAGEIVRQQGLKVALVSQEVPQGLDGTVFDVVAAGMGDATSLLAEYHHVSHCLATDGDEGLLERLAELQKRLEESGGWRLHQEVERILGRLSLDPEAPFATLSGGTKRRVLLARALVAAPDILLLDEPTNHLDIDTIVWLEEFLVRQVTTFLFVTHDRAFARRLANRIAELDRGRLYAFSCGYDAFVEKREELLAAEVTRQALFDKKLAQEEVWVRQGIKARRTRNEGRVRALKRMREERLQRRERQGAVKMQLQEAERSGRLVVEAEGASFAYDGRPIIDSLTTTIVRGDRVGIIGPNGSGKTTLLRLLLGELAPQQGEVRLGSRREVIYFDQMREQLDPDKSVQENVGEGNDTLVVGGKPRHIIGYLQDFLFTPERARSPVRILSGGERNRLLLAKLFTRPSNVLVMDEPTNDLDAETLELLEDLLLEYSGTLLLVSHDREFLNNVVTSTLVMGGGGTVREYVGGYDDWLRQAAAEPALIPATTAEGVKKPGTEKSERPAKAADRPRKLTFKEERELEGLPDRIAALEEEQEGLHRTLADPAFYRTAGNEVATLNARLATVEEELAAVYQRWEELESLRG is encoded by the coding sequence GTGGCACTTCTCACCATGCGCAACATCAGCCTGGCTTTCGGCGGTCCGCCGCTTCTGGACGGGGTCACCCTGCAGCTTGATGCCGGCGACCGGCTCTGCCTTCTCGGCCGCAACGGCAGCGGCAAATCGACCCTGATGAAGCTGATCAGCGGCGAACTCAGCCCCGAGGCAGGCGAGATCGTCCGCCAGCAGGGGCTCAAGGTAGCGCTCGTCTCCCAGGAGGTCCCCCAGGGGCTGGACGGCACGGTATTCGACGTGGTTGCGGCAGGGATGGGGGACGCCACCTCTCTTCTGGCCGAATACCACCACGTAAGCCATTGCCTGGCGACGGACGGCGATGAAGGGCTGCTGGAGCGGCTGGCTGAGCTGCAGAAGAGGCTGGAGGAGAGCGGCGGCTGGCGGCTGCACCAAGAGGTGGAACGGATCCTGGGGAGGCTCTCCCTCGACCCGGAGGCCCCCTTCGCCACCCTCTCCGGCGGCACCAAGCGCCGGGTGCTGCTCGCTCGCGCGCTGGTGGCGGCGCCGGACATTCTGCTCCTGGACGAGCCAACCAACCACCTGGACATCGATACCATCGTCTGGCTGGAAGAATTCCTGGTCCGCCAGGTGACGACCTTCCTCTTTGTCACCCACGACCGTGCCTTTGCCCGCCGGCTGGCGAACCGGATCGCCGAGCTCGACCGCGGCAGACTCTACGCCTTTTCCTGCGGCTACGACGCCTTTGTGGAAAAGCGCGAGGAGCTGCTCGCCGCCGAGGTCACCCGGCAGGCGCTGTTCGACAAGAAGCTGGCACAGGAAGAGGTATGGGTCAGGCAGGGGATCAAGGCGAGGCGTACCCGCAACGAAGGGCGCGTCAGGGCGCTGAAGCGGATGCGTGAAGAACGGCTCCAGAGGCGGGAGCGCCAGGGGGCGGTGAAAATGCAGCTGCAGGAAGCGGAACGCTCCGGCCGGCTGGTGGTGGAGGCGGAAGGAGCCTCCTTTGCCTATGACGGCCGGCCGATCATCGACTCCCTCACCACCACCATTGTCAGGGGGGACCGGGTCGGGATCATCGGCCCCAACGGCTCGGGCAAGACCACCCTGCTCAGGCTCCTTTTGGGGGAGCTAGCGCCGCAGCAGGGAGAGGTCAGGCTCGGCAGCCGTCGCGAGGTGATCTACTTCGACCAGATGCGGGAGCAGCTCGACCCGGACAAAAGCGTCCAGGAGAACGTGGGGGAAGGGAACGACACCCTGGTCGTTGGCGGCAAGCCGCGCCACATCATCGGCTACCTGCAGGATTTTCTCTTCACCCCGGAGCGGGCCAGGTCGCCGGTCAGGATCCTCTCCGGCGGCGAGCGGAACCGGCTGCTTTTGGCCAAGCTCTTCACCAGGCCCTCAAACGTGCTGGTCATGGACGAACCGACCAACGACCTGGATGCCGAAACCCTGGAACTCCTGGAGGACCTGCTGCTGGAATACTCCGGAACCCTGCTGCTGGTGAGCCACGACCGGGAGTTTCTCAACAACGTGGTGACCAGTACCCTGGTCATGGGGGGTGGCGGAACGGTGCGGGAATATGTGGGAGGGTACGACGACTGGCTCCGGCAGGCGGCTGCCGAACCGGCGTTGATACCGGCAACGACGGCGGAGGGGGTCAAAAAGCCCGGCACGGAGAAATCGGAGAGGCCGGCAAAGGCTGCCGACCGCCCCCGCAAGCTCACCTTCAAGGAAGAGCGTGAGCTTGAGGGGCTGCCGGACCGGATTGCCGCGCTGGAAGAGGAGCAGGAAGGGCTGCACCGGACCCTGGCCGATCCGGCATTCTACCGGACCGCCGGTAACGAGGTGGCAACCCTCAATGCCAGGCTGGCGACCGTCGAAGAGGAACTGGCAGCGGTCTACCAGCGCTGGGAGGAGCTGGAAAGCCTGCGGGGCTAG
- a CDS encoding DUF4070 domain-containing protein: MNVLLVYPRYPDTFWSFRHALRFLDKSAAFPPLGLLTVAALFPAGWPARLVDLNVRLLADDDILWADLVMVSAMTIQQESARQVLDRCRQLGVRAVAGGPLFTTAPADFPEADHLVLGEAELSLAPFLADLQAGVARRLYAAKGWAELKETPVPRWDLIDPRDYAAMNIQYSRGCPFDCEFCDITQLFGRVPRTKTRQQLLDELEALYRRGWRGGVFFVDDNFIGDRQKLKQETLPALIAWMEERRQPFSFFTEASINLADDAELLELMVRAGFEEVFIGIETPHDEGLAETGKAQNRNRDLIASIRRIQRAGLQVQGGFIVGFDSDPPSIFERQIRFIQESGIVTAMVGMLTALRGTRLHRRLAEEGRLLHDASGNNTAIALNFVPRMRVDDLVDGYRTILSTIYAPKNYYRRLRTFLSEYRPLKRERHSLKASQVRALIASMVMLGLVGRERFQYWKLFFWSLVRRPRLFPLAITLAIYGFHFRKITEQIECTGMFEKNSCLE; encoded by the coding sequence ATGAATGTCCTCCTCGTCTACCCCCGTTACCCCGATACCTTCTGGAGTTTCCGCCACGCCCTCAGGTTCCTCGACAAGAGTGCCGCCTTCCCACCGCTGGGGCTGTTGACCGTTGCGGCCCTCTTCCCTGCCGGATGGCCTGCCCGCCTGGTTGACCTGAACGTCCGCCTCCTTGCCGACGACGATATCCTTTGGGCCGACCTGGTCATGGTCAGCGCCATGACCATCCAGCAGGAGTCGGCCCGGCAGGTGCTCGACCGTTGCCGGCAGCTGGGGGTACGCGCCGTTGCCGGTGGTCCCCTCTTTACCACGGCTCCTGCCGATTTCCCCGAGGCGGACCACCTGGTGCTGGGGGAGGCCGAACTCTCCCTTGCCCCGTTCCTGGCCGATCTGCAGGCCGGTGTCGCCCGTCGCCTCTACGCTGCAAAGGGATGGGCCGAGCTGAAGGAGACGCCCGTTCCCCGCTGGGACCTGATCGATCCGCGCGACTATGCCGCCATGAATATCCAATATTCCCGCGGCTGCCCCTTTGACTGCGAGTTCTGCGACATCACCCAGCTGTTCGGCCGCGTCCCGCGCACCAAGACGCGGCAGCAGCTGCTTGACGAGCTGGAGGCCCTCTACCGGCGGGGATGGCGCGGAGGGGTCTTCTTTGTCGACGACAATTTCATCGGCGACCGGCAGAAACTGAAGCAGGAGACCCTGCCAGCCCTGATCGCCTGGATGGAGGAGCGGCGGCAGCCGTTCTCCTTCTTTACCGAGGCCTCCATCAACCTGGCCGACGACGCCGAGCTGTTGGAGCTGATGGTGCGGGCCGGTTTCGAGGAGGTCTTCATCGGGATCGAGACCCCCCATGACGAGGGGCTGGCCGAGACGGGCAAGGCCCAGAACCGGAACCGCGACCTGATCGCCAGCATCCGCCGGATCCAGCGGGCCGGACTGCAGGTGCAGGGCGGTTTCATCGTCGGTTTCGACAGCGATCCCCCGTCCATCTTCGAGCGGCAGATCAGGTTCATCCAGGAGAGCGGCATCGTCACCGCCATGGTCGGCATGCTCACCGCCCTGCGGGGCACCCGGCTCCATCGCCGCCTGGCCGAGGAAGGGCGGCTTCTCCACGATGCCTCGGGGAACAATACCGCCATCGCCCTCAACTTCGTCCCGCGCATGCGGGTGGATGACCTGGTCGACGGCTACCGGACGATCCTCAGCACCATCTATGCCCCCAAGAACTACTACCGTCGGCTGCGCACCTTTCTGAGTGAATACCGCCCCCTCAAGCGGGAGCGGCACAGTCTGAAGGCGAGCCAGGTCCGGGCGCTGATCGCCTCCATGGTGATGCTCGGTCTGGTGGGGCGGGAGCGGTTCCAGTACTGGAAGCTCTTTTTCTGGTCCCTTGTCCGGCGGCCGCGGCTCTTCCCCCTGGCCATCACCCTGGCCATCTATGGCTTCCATTTCCGCAAGATCACCGAACAGATCGAGTGCACCGGTATGTTCGAGAAGAACAGCTGCCTGGAATAA
- a CDS encoding aminotransferase class V-fold PLP-dependent enzyme, giving the protein METPLIRNQFASDNYAGICAEAWEAMAAANQGYATSYGDDPWTERACRLIRDLFETDCEVFFVFNGTAANSLALASLCHSYNSIICHEMAHVETDECGASEFFSNGTKVLLVPGAGGKVDLDAVEHTVKRRTDIHYPKPRVLSITQATELGTVYSVDELQKVGELARRLSLRVHMDGARFANAVATLGVHPREISWQAGVDVLCFGGAKNGMALGEAVIFFNRELAAEFDYRCKQAGQLASKMRFLAAPWIGMLESGAWLRNAAHANRCARLLEQGIAGLPGIRVMFPGQTNSVFLEMPERVVTELRAKGWHFYTFIGSGGARFMCSWETTEEDVAALVADIRGLAG; this is encoded by the coding sequence ATGGAAACCCCTTTGATCCGCAACCAGTTTGCCAGCGACAACTATGCAGGGATCTGCGCCGAGGCATGGGAGGCGATGGCCGCCGCCAACCAGGGCTATGCCACCTCCTATGGCGACGACCCCTGGACGGAACGGGCCTGCAGGCTGATCCGCGACCTGTTCGAGACCGACTGCGAGGTCTTTTTCGTCTTCAACGGCACCGCGGCCAACTCCCTGGCCCTGGCCTCCCTCTGCCACTCCTACAACAGCATCATCTGCCACGAGATGGCTCACGTGGAGACCGACGAGTGCGGGGCGTCCGAGTTCTTTTCCAACGGCACCAAGGTCCTGCTGGTCCCCGGCGCCGGGGGCAAGGTTGACCTGGACGCGGTGGAGCACACCGTCAAGCGGCGCACCGACATCCACTACCCCAAGCCGCGGGTCCTGAGCATCACCCAGGCCACGGAGCTCGGCACCGTCTACTCGGTGGACGAACTGCAAAAGGTGGGGGAACTGGCCAGGAGGCTGTCGCTCCGGGTCCACATGGACGGCGCCCGCTTTGCCAACGCCGTCGCCACCCTGGGGGTCCACCCCAGGGAGATCAGCTGGCAGGCCGGGGTGGACGTGCTCTGTTTCGGCGGCGCCAAGAACGGCATGGCGCTCGGCGAGGCGGTCATCTTCTTCAACCGGGAACTGGCCGCGGAGTTCGACTACCGCTGTAAGCAGGCCGGCCAGCTCGCCTCCAAGATGCGCTTTCTCGCCGCCCCCTGGATCGGCATGCTGGAGAGCGGCGCCTGGCTCAGAAACGCCGCCCATGCCAACCGCTGCGCCCGCCTGCTGGAACAGGGGATCGCCGGCCTCCCCGGCATCAGGGTGATGTTCCCCGGCCAGACCAACTCGGTCTTCCTGGAGATGCCCGAACGGGTGGTAACGGAGCTTCGCGCCAAGGGCTGGCACTTCTACACCTTCATCGGCTCGGGCGGAGCGCGCTTCATGTGCTCGTGGGAAACCACCGAAGAGGACGTGGCGGCGCTGGTGGCCGATATCAGGGGACTGGCGGGGTAA
- a CDS encoding CxxxxCH/CxxCH domain-containing protein, with translation MNGMNCPRNPVSQLVIMGLTVVLALLQASEARATFGCQDCHGTRSPTDFRPLDSPNRAIFTGGFQGNHRSHVANALSPSGCNRCHPGSSDYTVGHRDGMIKLSANINSSPLQALYKNATSAFPQTPTPLLGSCTNANCHFEKTTPVWGSADFVYPGDCLGSCHASPPAGGTGGAAGSHATHNTFFSGLTNCALCHANHVVEPAPFAHASSAANRGLLVRSSSPFFGSYGRYSANTRDFLPSQVNQFGTCTTVYCHSTVQGVTNPTQPPATLYAPTWGETFADSICAGTKGCHGVGFAHPDDAAIPDDQVRFRKLQSGSHERHLAYRFNESGNCQACHYNFTGSGVGCSGCHTIHGPFKNHIDQIIGVTFDPGNSLFSEGTAIYTGDTVPGTPYGSCNSLFCHSDGTAISTGVLNSYSSIAWGSGALTCTGCHGYPPLYASGSPKANSHQAHNGYSCDKCHYSTTTNGSAITTSRYHVNRAYTVDAGTGITFTYSFATSGGTCTNISCHHSGNAVWGTALACNGCHDAPPATASHAIHFGGSVAQAGYGDVRIAADFGASSSAYIMNCGNCHPMDAARHANGVVEVELYNASAPQGSLKALNLSSAVYTNGTTVHLDSRGFPYSYGTCGNVYCHSYTDWTTPGGVLTPYTSSTRLPTNLVVTTHYKTVAWGGPALGCAGCHANPPTTSAPTNAGGSGNSHSWIDASGYENLHNYNHSWQPISCTYCHYGTVTAVNSWTRTAKDVATLSDVPIANHAKHVNGIKDVTFNSARLFNYSTSSYGVVSINLGTSGYEPTTQTCTNVTCHMPLNSACGGQTSVKWGIPYRYSSSECYRCHQYGTVCP, from the coding sequence ATGAACGGGATGAACTGTCCACGCAACCCGGTTTCTCAGCTTGTAATCATGGGGCTGACAGTGGTGTTGGCGCTGCTGCAGGCCTCCGAGGCCAGGGCTACGTTCGGCTGCCAGGACTGCCACGGAACCAGAAGCCCGACTGATTTTCGACCGCTCGACTCGCCAAATCGCGCTATTTTCACCGGCGGCTTTCAGGGAAATCACCGATCCCACGTGGCCAATGCCCTTTCACCCTCCGGCTGTAACCGGTGTCACCCCGGCAGCTCCGACTACACCGTCGGCCACCGGGATGGCATGATCAAGCTCTCCGCCAACATCAACAGCTCACCCCTGCAGGCACTCTACAAAAACGCCACCTCCGCTTTCCCCCAAACCCCGACTCCGCTTCTGGGGAGCTGCACCAACGCCAATTGCCACTTCGAGAAAACAACGCCCGTCTGGGGATCCGCAGACTTTGTCTACCCCGGCGACTGCCTCGGCTCCTGCCATGCGTCTCCTCCTGCCGGCGGCACCGGCGGCGCGGCCGGCAGCCACGCTACCCACAATACCTTTTTCTCCGGCCTGACCAACTGCGCCCTCTGCCATGCAAACCACGTCGTCGAGCCGGCCCCCTTCGCCCATGCCTCAAGTGCGGCCAACCGGGGTCTGCTGGTCAGATCCAGCAGCCCGTTCTTCGGCAGCTACGGGCGGTATTCCGCCAATACCAGGGACTTTCTCCCGAGCCAGGTAAACCAGTTCGGCACATGCACCACTGTTTACTGTCACAGTACCGTCCAGGGGGTCACCAATCCGACCCAGCCTCCGGCGACGCTCTATGCGCCGACCTGGGGAGAAACCTTCGCCGACAGCATCTGTGCCGGCACCAAGGGGTGTCACGGCGTCGGGTTTGCCCATCCCGACGATGCAGCGATACCCGACGACCAGGTACGTTTCAGAAAACTCCAGTCGGGAAGCCACGAGCGCCACCTCGCCTATCGCTTCAATGAATCGGGGAACTGCCAGGCCTGCCACTACAACTTCACCGGCAGCGGCGTCGGTTGCTCCGGGTGTCACACGATCCACGGCCCGTTCAAAAACCACATCGACCAGATCATCGGGGTAACCTTCGATCCCGGCAACTCCCTGTTCAGCGAAGGGACCGCCATCTATACCGGCGACACGGTGCCAGGAACGCCCTATGGCTCCTGCAACAGCCTCTTCTGCCACAGTGACGGCACTGCCATCTCCACCGGCGTGCTGAACTCATACTCATCCATTGCCTGGGGGTCCGGCGCCCTCACCTGTACGGGATGCCACGGTTATCCGCCCCTCTACGCCAGTGGCAGTCCCAAGGCCAACAGCCACCAGGCCCACAACGGCTACAGCTGCGACAAATGCCATTACAGCACCACCACCAACGGCAGCGCCATCACCACTTCGCGCTACCATGTCAACAGGGCGTACACGGTCGACGCCGGAACTGGCATCACCTTCACCTACTCCTTCGCCACCTCCGGCGGCACCTGCACCAACATCAGCTGCCATCACAGCGGCAATGCCGTCTGGGGTACCGCTCTTGCCTGCAACGGCTGCCACGACGCGCCACCGGCCACGGCATCGCACGCCATCCACTTTGGCGGCAGCGTCGCACAGGCAGGCTATGGCGACGTCAGGATCGCCGCGGATTTCGGCGCCTCATCCAGCGCCTACATCATGAATTGCGGCAACTGTCACCCCATGGATGCGGCACGGCATGCCAACGGCGTGGTCGAGGTAGAACTCTACAATGCCAGCGCCCCGCAGGGATCGCTCAAGGCGCTGAACCTGTCGTCCGCCGTCTACACCAACGGGACCACCGTGCACCTGGATAGCCGCGGCTTCCCCTACAGCTACGGCACCTGCGGCAACGTCTATTGCCACAGCTACACCGACTGGACAACACCGGGTGGGGTCCTGACCCCGTATACCAGCAGCACCAGGCTTCCAACCAACCTGGTCGTCACCACGCACTACAAAACGGTTGCCTGGGGTGGCCCTGCGCTCGGTTGCGCCGGCTGCCACGCCAACCCACCCACGACCTCTGCACCGACCAATGCCGGCGGTTCCGGCAACAGCCACTCCTGGATAGATGCATCCGGTTACGAGAACCTCCACAACTACAATCACAGCTGGCAGCCGATCAGTTGCACCTACTGCCACTATGGGACCGTCACTGCAGTGAACAGCTGGACCCGCACGGCCAAAGACGTTGCCACCCTCAGCGACGTACCGATCGCCAACCATGCCAAGCATGTGAACGGCATCAAGGATGTGACCTTCAACTCCGCCAGGCTCTTCAACTATTCCACCTCGTCCTATGGCGTCGTTTCCATCAACCTGGGCACCTCAGGCTACGAGCCGACTACGCAGACCTGCACCAACGTGACCTGTCACATGCCACTAAACAGCGCCTGCGGTGGGCAGACAAGCGTGAAATGGGGCATCCCCTATCGCTACAGCAGCTCCGAATGCTACCGCTGCCACCAGTATGGGACTGTTTGCCCCTAG
- a CDS encoding OmpH family outer membrane protein has product MSHMLSFVRISVAAACLSALPLLAVAAPASGPLPAASPAAEVAPAVAPAVTPAPATELKEVVTPAPAPRFRIGVVDIVRVGKESEEGKAIQVKLMERLDKFKAQLAAKQKQLEKQKAAIEAKLSSLLPEQRAAKGREFEKKVEAFRKQAQSGEKELMKVQEEMTTKLLKKIEQAAAAYGTKAGYAAIVVKKDLLYQSGSVESVDVTEELIGQVNGIKEGN; this is encoded by the coding sequence ATGTCCCACATGCTGTCGTTTGTGCGCATTTCCGTTGCCGCTGCCTGTCTCAGTGCGCTGCCGCTGCTGGCCGTGGCCGCCCCCGCTTCCGGACCGCTTCCCGCAGCTTCTCCGGCTGCCGAGGTTGCCCCTGCCGTGGCGCCTGCAGTTACGCCTGCTCCGGCAACCGAGCTGAAGGAGGTCGTTACTCCGGCGCCGGCGCCGCGGTTTCGCATCGGCGTTGTCGATATCGTCAGGGTCGGCAAGGAGTCCGAGGAAGGGAAGGCGATCCAGGTAAAGCTCATGGAGCGGCTGGACAAGTTCAAGGCCCAGCTTGCTGCCAAGCAGAAACAGCTGGAGAAGCAGAAGGCTGCCATCGAGGCAAAGCTTTCGTCCCTGTTGCCGGAACAGCGTGCCGCCAAGGGGCGGGAGTTTGAGAAAAAGGTGGAGGCATTTCGCAAGCAGGCGCAGAGTGGCGAAAAGGAGCTGATGAAGGTGCAGGAGGAGATGACCACCAAGCTGCTCAAAAAGATCGAGCAGGCTGCCGCTGCTTACGGTACAAAGGCCGGTTATGCGGCCATCGTGGTGAAGAAGGATCTCCTGTACCAGAGTGGCAGCGTGGAGAGTGTTGACGTCACCGAAGAGCTCATCGGGCAGGTTAACGGCATCAAGGAAGGCAACTAG